A genomic region of Vitis vinifera cultivar Pinot Noir 40024 chromosome 7, ASM3070453v1 contains the following coding sequences:
- the LOC100264710 gene encoding probable glycosyltransferase At5g03795 produces MTAVKSPQQAVASSTLCSIHGSLLTLATLTLISFTYISLKSLHSPFHDPSFNSSPPPQVISRVEHLVEEEDSPFSDIYHSPEIFRLNYREMEKNFKVYIYPDGDPNTFYQTPRKLTGKYASEGYFFQNIRDSRFRTNDPDQAHLFFIPISCHKMRGKGTSYENMTVIVQNYVGSLISKYPYWNRTLGADHFFVTCHDVGVRATEGVPFLVKNSIRVVCSPSYDVGFIPHKDVALPQVLQPFALPAGGNDIENRTTLGFWAGHRNSKIRVILARVWENDTELDIMNNRINRAAGELLYQKRFYRTKFCICPGGSQVNSARIADSIHYGCVPVILSNYYDLPFNDILDWRKFSVVLKELDVYQLKQILKDIPDAEFVALHNNLVQVQKHFQWNSPPIRYDAFHMIMYELWLRHQVIKY; encoded by the exons ATGACGGCGGTGAAGTCTCCTCAACAAGCAGTGGCTTCCTCAACGCTCTGTTCCATCCATGGATCTCTCCTCACTCTGGCCACCCTAACCCTAATCTCATTTACCTACATTTCCCTCAAATCCCTCCACTCTCCTTTTCATGACCCTTCCTTCAATTCCTCGCCTCCTCCTCAG GTGATTAGCCGAGTGGAACATTTGGTTGAGGAGGAGGATTCGCCATTTTCGGATATTTATCATTCGCCGGAGATTTTTAGGTTGAATTATAGGGAGATGGAGAAGAATTTCAAGGTGTATATATATCCTGATGGGGATCCCAATACGTTTTACCAGACGCCCAGGAAGCTCACCGGCAAGTACGCCAGCGAGGGTTACTTCTTCCAGAATATTCGAGATAGTCGATTCCGTACGAATGATCCGGATCAGGCTCACCTCTTCTTCATTCCGATCTCGTGTCATAAGATGCGAGGGAAG GGCACATCATATGAGAACATGACTGTAATTGTCCAGAATTATGTGGGGAGCTTAATATCCAAGTATCCTTACTGGAATAGAACCCTGGGTGCTGatcatttttttgttacttGTCATGATGTTGGTGTGAGGGCAACTGAAGGAGTTCCATTTCTGGTAAAGAATTCAATTCGAGTTGTGTGCTCTCCAAGTTATGATGTTGGATTCATTCCGCACAAAGATGTTGCTCTCCCTCAAGTATTGCAACCTTTTGCTCTTCCTGCTGGAGGAAATGATATAGAAAACAG GACAACTCTTGGCTTTTGGGCTGGTCATCGGAACTCCAAAATTAGAGTTATACTAGCACGTGTATGGGAGAATGACACTGAACTTGACATTATGAACAACAGAATAAATAGAGCTGCTGGAGAGCTTCTATATCAAAAAAGATTTTACAGGACTAAGTTCTGCATATGCCCAGGAGGTTCCCAGGTCAACAGTGCTCGCATAGCAGATTCAATCCATTATGGATGTGTTCCTG TGATATTGTCCAATTATTATGACCTGCCATTTAATGACATCCTTGATTGGCGAAAATTTTCGGTCGTACTCAAGGAGCTTGATGTATACCAGCTTAAACAAATCCTCAAGGACATACCTGATGCAGAATTTGTTGCACTGCATAACAACTTGGTCCAG GTCCAGAAGCACTTCCAATGGAATTCACCTCCCATCAGATATGATGCATTCCATATGATCATGTATGAGCTCTGGTTGCGCCACCAAGTGATTAAGTATTGA
- the LOC100268079 gene encoding probable 1-deoxy-D-xylulose-5-phosphate synthase 2, chloroplastic, producing the protein MAVSACVVRTNPSISPCLKAPRPSLSGRKQSCLRACAANTSDGEEGNKMTRKEKDGGWKIEFTGEKPPTPLLDTINYPVHMKNLSTQDLEQLAAELRADIVQSVSKTGGHLSSSLGVVELTVALHHVFNTPEDKIIWDVGHQAYPHKILTGRRSRMHTIRKTSGLAGFPKREESVHDAFGVGHSSTSISAGLGMAVGRDLLGKTNSVVAVIGDGAMTAGQAYEAMNNAGYLDTNMIIILNDNKQVSLPTATLDGPAIPVGALSRTLTKLQSSTKFRKLREAAKSITKQLGGQTFEVAAKVDEYARGLLSASGSTLFEELGLYYIGPVDGHNVDDLVGIFQKVKAMPAPGPVLIHIVTEKGKGYPPAEAAADRMHGVVKFDPKSGQQFKSKSPTLPYTRYFAESLIGEAKVDDKIVAIHAAMGGGTGLNYFQKRFPDRCFDVGIAEQHAVTFAAGLATEGLKPFCAIYSSFLQRGYDQVIHDVDLQKLPVRFAMDRAGLVGADGPTHCGAFDITYMACLPNMVVMAPSDEAELMHMVATAAAIDDRPSCFRFPRGNGIGAVLPPDNKGTPLEIGKGRILAEGHRVALLGYGSIVQQCVEAASILRSQNIFVTVVDARFCKPLDGDLIRRLAKEHEILITVEEGSIGGFGSHVSHFLCLNGIMDGPLKLRAMVLPDRYIDHGSPEDQIQEAGLSSKHISATVLSLLGRQKEALTLNRMHI; encoded by the exons ATGGCGGTTTCCGCGTGTGTGGTTAGAACAAACCCATCCATCTCTCCATGTCTGAAAGCTCCAAGGCCAAGCCTCAGTGGCAGAAAACAG TCCTGCTTGAGAGCTTGTGCCGCAAATACTTCAGATGGTGAGGAAGGGAACAAGATGACCAGAAAAGAAAAGGACGGAGGGTGGAAGATAGAATTCACCGGAGAAAAACCTCCCACACCACTACTAGACACAATCAATTATCCAGTCCACATGAAAAACCTCTCCACCCAG GATCTTGAACAACTAGCAGCAGAGCTTAGAGCAGATATCGTACAGAGTGTATCAAAAACAGGTGGGCATCTAAGCTCAAGCCTAGGAGTAGTGGAACTGACAGTGGCTCTTCATCATGTATTCAACACCCCCGAAGACAAGATCATATGGGATGTTGGCCACCAG GCCTACCCGCACAAAATTTTGACAGGAAGGAGGTCTAGGATGCACACTATCAGGAAAACCTCAGGTTTAGCAGGATTTCCCAAAAGGGAAGAGAGCGTCCATGATGCTTTCGGTGTGGGACATAGTTCTACCAGCATCTCCGCTGGTCTTG GTATGGCAGTAGGAAGGGATCTTCTAGGGAAGACCAACAGTGTTGTTGCAGTGATTGGGGATGGAGCCATGACTGCAGGGCAAGCATATGAGGCAATGAACAATGCAGGGTACCTTGATACTAACATGATTATCATATTAAATGACAATAAGCAAGTCTCTTTGCCCACGGCTACTCTTGACGGTCCTGCAATTCCTGTTGGGGCCCTTAGTAGAACTTTAACCAAGCTCCAATCAAGCACCAAGTTCCGCAAACTTCGTGAAGCTGCAAAA AGCATCACGAAGCAGCTTGGAGGGCAAACATTCGAAGTTGCAGCCAAGGTAGATGAGTATGCGAGGGGTCTGCTCAGCGCTAGCGGATCTACTCTGTTTGAGGAGCTAGGGTTGTATTACATTGGTCCAGTGGATGGTCACAATGTTGACGATCTAGTAGGCATTTTTCAGAAAGTAAAAGCAATGCCTGCACCAGGTCCAGTTCTGATCCACATTGTAACAGAGAAAGGGAAGGGTTATCCTCCAGCCGAAGCAGCAGCTGATAGAATGCATG gGGTTGTCAAGTTCGACCCCAAGTCAGGCCAGCAATTTAAATCCAAATCCCCAACACTTCCATATACTCGGTACTTTGCTGAATCTCTGATTGGAGAAGCCAAGGTAGATGACAAAATTGTAGCCATCCATGCTGCAATGGGTGGTGGGACTGGCCTCAATTATTTCCAGAAAAGGTTTCCTGATCGTTGCTTTGATGTGGGGATTGCTGAGCAACATGCTGTCACATTTGCAGCTGGTTTAGCCACAGAGGGTCTCAAGCCATTCTGTGCCATCTACTCATCCTTCCTGCAGCGAGGATATGATCAG GTGATACATGATGTAGATCTTCAAAAGCTACCAGTCCGATTTGCTATGGATCGAGCTGGTCTGGTTGGTGCAGATGGCCCTACTCATTGTGGAGCATTTGATATCACCTATATGGCTTGCTTGCCCAACATGGTGGTCATGGCTCCATCTGATGAAGCAGAGCTTATGCACATGGTTGCCACAGCAGCAGCCATTGATGACAGGCCTAGCTGCTTCAGGTTCCCGAGGGGAAATGGAATTGGAGCTGTTCTTCCACCTGATAACAAAGGAACCCCACTTGAG ATTGGAAAGGGAAGAATACTGGCAGAAGGCCATAGGGTTGCTCTTCTGGGATATGGTTCTATAGTTCAGCAATGTGTTGAAGCTGCAAGCATTCTTAGGTCCCAGAATATTTTTGTGACAGTAGTGGATGCGAGGTTTTGCAAACCTTTGGATGGAGATCTCATCAGGAGATTGGCCAAAGAGCATGAAATCCTGATCACTGTGGAGGAGGGTTCAATTGGAGGTTTTGGATCCCATGTGTCTCACTTCCTGTGCTTAAATGGTATAATGGATGGACCCCTAAAG TTGAGAGCAATGGTACTTCCTGATAGATACATTGACCATGGATCACCTGAAGATCAGATTCAAGAAGCAGGGCTCTCTTCCAAGCATATCTCAGCAACAGTGCTATCTCTCTTGGGAAGGCAAAAAGAAGCTCTCACCCTCAACCGAATGCATATATGA
- the LOC100259536 gene encoding uncharacterized protein LOC100259536, with protein MQCSNTYWASSVHPPGRFFTQSSHHNEDTSCPVVTLPLPSHVKSITSPSNPFVKHCFKLRHSSSYRYSHGSALVVGTTPIREIYKFQQSTQERTVEMDCLLILDKAEIPEGLDVFSVRLVRVSSMVMKKLSGLQSTESVEAIALMRIPTSFFSVNDDTYEKDCRRWFQSPHRILVLDRIQDPGNLGTLLRSAMAFRWGGVFLLSGCCDPFNEKALRASRGASFQLPIVSGSWIHLETLKNEFQMKMIAGHPDSNQKRKPVSPLSQGLADSLADVPLCLVLGSEGSGLSEKSWQLCELVSIPMAGEFESLNVSVAGGIFLYMLQPQNRRV; from the exons atgCAATGCTCAAACACATACTGGGCATCAAGTGTTCATCCTCCTGGTCGGTTCTTTACTCAGAGCTCTCATCATAATGAAGATACTAGTTGTCCAGTGGTAACTCTTCCTCTACCTTCGCACGTGAAATCCATCACAAGCCCATCCAATCCATTTGTAAAGCACTGCTTCAAGCTCCGTCACAGTTCTTCTTATCGCTACTCTCATGGTTCTGCTCTTGTTGTGGGCACTACTCCCATAAG GGAAATATACAAGTTTCAACAGTCAACCCAAGAGAGAACTGTTGAAATGGATTGTTTACTTATACTTGATAAAGCTGAGATTCCTGAAGGGCTAGATGTTTTCTCTGTTCGTCTTGTGCGTGTGAGCTCTATGGTGATGAAAAAACTTTCTGGGTTGCAATCAACTGAATCTGTTGAAGCTATTGCCCTGATGAGAATTCCTACCAGTTTCTTCAGTGTAAATGATGATACATATGAAAAAGACTGTCGGAGGTGGTTCCAATCTCCTCATCGAATTCTAGTTCTTGATAGGATCCAG GACCCAGGTAACCTTGGTACATTACTTAGATCAGCTATGGCCTTTAGATGG ggtggtGTTTTTCTGCTGAGTGGGTGTTGTGATCCATTCAATGAGAAGGCCCTCCGAGCTAGCCGGGGAGCCTCTTTTCAGCTCCCTATAGTTTCTGGCAGTTGGATTCATCTAGAAACCCTCAAAAATGAATTCCAAATGAAGATGATAGCTGGCCATCCTGACAGTAACCAGAAAAGGAAGCCAGTGTCTCCTCTTTCTCAAGGGCTGGCTGATTCTTTAGCAGATGTACCATTGTGCTTGGTTCTGGGCAGCGAGGGGAGTGGCCTTTCAGAGAAATCCTGGCAGTTATGTGAGCTTGTAAGCATTCCAATGGCAGGAGAGTTTGAGTCTCTCAATGTTTCAGTTGCAGGTGGGATTTTCTTGTATATGCTACAACCTCAGAACCGAAGAGTTTGA
- the LOC100262929 gene encoding metal transporter Nramp7.2 produces MALVQIQETPLWKKLLSYVGPGFLVSVAYLDPGNLETDLQAGANHKYELLWIVLVGLIFAFIIQSRSANLGVATGKHLSEHCRMEYPKPVNYCLWILAEVAVIAADIPEVIGTAFAINILFHVPIWGGVLLAGLSTLLLLGLQRYGIRKLEVAIGGLVLVVGGCFCSVMVHARPSAKDVVTGMFVPKLNGDGATRDAIALLGALIMPHNLFLHSALVTSRKIPHSFHAIRSASKYFIIESGLALFIALLINVAVVSVSGSVCSNPHASSQNKDHCEDITLESASFLLNNALGNWSSKLYAVSLLASGQSSTVTGTYAGQYIMQGFLDLKMRLWLRNLVTRCIAIAPSLMVCIIGGSSGAARLIIIASMILSFELPFALIPLLRFTSSKAKMGAHRSSIMVTLLSWLLGFGSIGINIYFLSSSLIGWMTNNDIPKTGSILAGVVIFPVMMLYAAMLVYLTTKRESSDSSTRGPQQSTNNTPTTDTTGLEGGTNFSSTQRAHEIEVVDIAYA; encoded by the exons ATGGCTCTGGTTCAGATTCAAGAGACCCCCCTATGGAAGAAGCTCTTGAGTTATGTAGGACCGGGTTTTCTGGTCTCTGTCGCTTATCTAGATCCTGGAAACT TGGAGACAGATTTACAAGCTGGTGCTAACCACAAATACGAG CTGTTGTGGATCGTGCTTGTTGGGCTGATCTTCGCCTTCATCATACAGTCCCGTTCAGCAAATCTAGGAGTGGCTACAG GGAAGCATCTCTCGGAGCACTGCAGGATGGAGTACCCGAAGCCGGTGAATTATTGCCTTTGGATACTTGCTGAGGTCGCAGTCATCGCAGCTGACATCCCAGAAG TGATAGGAACGGCATTTGCTATCAACATACTCTTCCACGTACCCATATGGGGCGGTGTTCTTCTGGCTGGTTTGAGTACCCTTCTCCTCCTTGGACTACAGAGATATGGT ATAAGGAAGCTGGAGGTGGCGATCGGGGGATTGGTATTAGTAGTGGGCGGCTGCTTCTGCAGTGTGATGGTACATGCCAGACCTAGTGCAAAGGACGTTGTCACCGGAATGTTCGTCCCTAAATTGAATGGTGATGGAGCCACCAGAGATGCCATCGCTCTTTTAGGAGCTCTCATCATGCC GCACAATCTATTTCTTCATTCAGCACTGGTCACCTCAAGGAAAATCCCCCACTCCTTTCATGCCATCAGG AGTGCGAGCAAGTACTTCATCATTGAAAGCGGGCTAGCCCTTTTCATCGCACTTCTTATAAACGTGGCCGTTGTATCTGTGAGCGGCAGCGTCTGCTCCAATCCACATGCTTCTTCACAAAACAAGGATCATTGCGAGGACATCACTCTCGAGTCCGCATCTTTCTTACTTAAT AATGCTCTCGGAAACTGGAGTTCCAAGCTATATGCCGTGTCCTTGCTTGCATCTGGTCAGAGTTCAACTGTTACTGGAACCTACGCTGGCCAGTATATTATGCAG GGTTTTCTAGATTTGAAAATGAGGCTTTGGTTAAGAAATTTGGTCACCCGGTGCATAGCCATTGCTCCAAGCTTAATGGTCTGCATCATAGGTGGATCTTCCGGAGCTGCAAGGCTGATTATCATTGCTTCC ATGATCTTATCCTTCGAGCTACCATTTGCACTGATTCCTCTCCTCCGATTCACAAGTAGTAAAGCTAAGATGGGCGCTCATAGAAGCTCCATAATG GTAACCTTACTCTCGTGGCTCTTGGGGTTTGGCTCAATTGGTATCAACATATACTTCTTAAGTTCAAGTTTAATAGGATGGATGACAAATAACGATATACCGAAGACAGGATCAATCCTTGCAGGAGTTGTGATTTTTCCAGTAATGATGCTGTATGCTGCAATGTTGGTCTATTTGACGACAAAAAGAGAATCCTCTGATTCTTCTACTAGGGGCCCCCAACAGTCGACAAACAATACCCCTACAACTGACACCACTGGGCTTGAGGGAGGAACAAATTTTAGTAGCACCCAGAGAGCCCATGAGATTGAAGTAGTAGATATTGCTTATGCATAA
- the LOC100242427 gene encoding pentatricopeptide repeat-containing protein At5g65570, protein MIHYVGSGHGLESLAPCQKEMQRCLLERTVGFPENLNWFTIQHAKPRPIPPSIVKSFTCAAKSFFATAHNGASFSESLQLYSSLIQQCIGIKSITDITKIQSHALKRGFHHSLGNKLIDAYLKCGSVVYARKVFDEVPHRHIVAWNSMIASYIRNGRSKEAIDIYQRMVPDGILPDEFTFSSVFKAFSDLGLVHEGQRAHGQSVVLGVGVSNVFVGSALVDMYAKFGKMRDARLVSDQVVGKDVVLFTALIVGYSHHGEDGESLQVFRNMTKKGIEANEYTLSSVLVCCGNLEDLTSGRLIHGLIVKAGLESAVASQTSLLTMYYRCGLVDDSLKVFKQFINPNQVTWTSVIVGLVQNGREEIALLKFRQMLRSSITPNSFTLSSVLRACSSLAMLEQGKQIHAIVMKFGLDIDKYVGAALIDFYGKCGSTEIARSVFNGLLEVDVVSVNSMIYSYAQNGFGHEALQLFSGMKDTGLEPNNVTWLGVLSACNNAGLLEEGCHIFSSARNSGNIELTKDHYACMVDLLGRAGRLKEAEMLINQVNISDVVIWRTLLSACRIHGDVEMAKRVMNRVIDLAPEDGGTHVLLSNLYASTGNWSKVIEMKSAMREMRLKKNPAMSWVDVEREIHTFMAGDWSHPNFRDIREKLEELIEKVKELGYVPDTRFVLQDLDEEKKIRSLYYHSEKLAVAFALWRSNYKNTTIRILKNLRVCGDCHTWMKFVSKIVGRDIIARDVKRFHHFRNGLCSCGDYW, encoded by the coding sequence ATGATTCATTACGTGGGATCGGGTCACGGACTCGAGAGTCTTGCTCCTTGCCAGAAAGAGATGCAGAGATGTCTCCTCGAGAGAACGGTTGGGTTCCCTGAGAATTTGAATTGGTTTACTATCCAACACGCCAAACCAAGGCCAATCCCACCTAGCATTGTAAAATCTTTTACTTGTGCTGCTAAAAGTTTTTTTGCAACTGCCCACAATGGTGCAAGCTTCTCAGAGTCTTTACAGTTGTATTCTTCTTTGATTCAGCAATGTATAGGGATAAAATCCATTACAGACATCACAAAAATTCAATCCCACGCACTCAAACGTGGGTTTCATCATAGTTTAGGTAATAAGCTCATTGATGCGTACCTCAAGTGCGGTAGTGTCGTGTACGCGCGTAAAGTGTTCGATGAAGTGCCTCACAGGCACATCGTTGCATGGAATTCTATGATTGCTTCTTACATTAGGAATGGTAGAAGTAAAGAAGCTATTGATATTTATCAGAGGATGGTTCCTGATGGAATTCTACCTGATGAATTCACATTTTCCAGTGTTTTCAAGGCGTTTTCTGATCTGGGTCTTGTACATGAAGGCCAAAGAGCTCATGGGCAGTCAGTGGTACTGGGTGTGGGGGTTTCTAACGTCTTTGTTGGTAGTGCTCTTGTTGATATGTATGCCAAGTTTGGTAAAATGAGGGATGCTCGCTTGGTGTCTGACCAAGTTGTGGGGAAAGATGTGGTTTTGTTTACAGCTTTGATTGTCGGTTACAGCCATCATGGTGAAGATGGTGAATCTCTACAGGTTTTCAGGAATATGACGAAGAAGGGCATTGAAGCAAATGAGTATACTTTGTCGAGCGTCTTGGTTTGTTGTGGGAATTTAGAGGATTTGACTAGTGGTAGATTGATTCATGGTCTCATCGTTAAAGCTGGCCTTGAGTCTGCTGTTGCTTCGCAAACTTCACTCCTTACAATGTATTATAGATGTGGCTTGGTTGATGATTCTTTAAAGGTTTTCAAGCAGTTCATTAACCCCAACCAGGTGACTTGGACATCAGTTATAGTGGGTCTTGTGCAAAATGGTAGAGAAGAGATTGCTCTATTAAAGTTCCGTCAAATGTTAAGAAGTTCAATAACTCCTAATTCTTTCACATTATCTAGTGTTCTTCGAGCTTGTTCAAGCCTTGCAATGCTCGAGCAAGGGAAACAAATTCATGCCATAGTCATGAAATTTGGACTGGATATTGATAAATATGTGGGTGCTGCACTTATTGATTTCTATGGGAAATGTGGAAGTACAGAAATAGCAAGGTCGGTTTTTAATGGTTTGCTTGAAGTTGATGTGGTATCTGTGAATTCAATGATATATAGTTATGCCCAGAATGGTTTTGGGCATGAAGCGCTTCAACTATTCAGTGGGATGAAAGACACAGGACTTGAGCCAAATAATGTTACATGGCTGGGTGTTCTTTCAGCATGCAACAATGCAGGATTGCTTGAAGAAGGCTGTCATATCTTTTCCTCTGCTAGGAACAGCGGTAACATAGAACTGACCAAAGATCACTATGCTTGCATGGTTGATTTGTTGGGGCGTGCTGGGAGACTTAAAGAAGCAGAAATGTTGATAAACCAGGTGAACATTTCAGATGTTGTTATATGGAGGACATTGCTTAGTGCATGTAGGATTCATGGGGATGTTGAGATGGCAAAGAGAGTAATGAATAGAGTGATTGATCTCGCACCTGAAGATGGTGGCACTCATGTCCTGTTGTCCAATCTTTATGCTTCAACTGGTAATTGGAGCAAGGTGATTGAGATGAAAAGTGCAATGAGGGAGATGAGATTAAAGAAGAATCCTGCAATGAGTTGGGTTGATGTTGAAAGAGAGATTCATACTTTCATGGCTGGAGACTGGTCCCACCCAAACTTCAGGGATATACGCGAAAAGTTGGAGGAATTGATAGAAAAGGTTAAGGAATTGGGTTATGTTCCTGATACGAGATTTGTGTTGCAAGACTTGGATGAGGAGAAGAAAATAAGGTCTTTGTATTATCACAGTGAGAAGCTAGCCGTAGCCTTTGCTCTTTGGAGGAGCAATTATAAGAATACTACTATCAGGATTCTCAAGAACCTTAGAGTCTGTGGGGATTGTCATACTTGGATGAAATTTGTCTCCAAAATTGTTGGGAGGGATATAATTGCTAGAGATGTAAAGAGATTTCATCATTTCAGAAATGGGTTATGTTCCTGTGGTGATTATTGGTGA